One stretch of Labrenzia sp. CE80 DNA includes these proteins:
- a CDS encoding response regulator transcription factor produces MRIAIIEDNKALANAIAYRLRDRGHAVDILHDGDDADVFLSQDGADLVVLDINLPGQSGLEILRSLRARADSTPVILLTARSETKDRVQGLDTGADDYLVKPFEMDELEARIRALSRRKDLEIGVSETFGALEFNRTTRQVRAGSERLEIPRRELAVLECLLERRGRIVSKSQLINHVYGVGADMDDTAIEPHVSRLRRRLVEHGISIKTARGLGYMIEVTG; encoded by the coding sequence ATGCGAATTGCCATTATTGAGGACAACAAGGCCCTGGCGAATGCCATTGCCTATCGGCTCCGTGATCGTGGACACGCAGTCGATATCCTTCATGATGGCGATGATGCTGATGTGTTCCTGTCGCAGGACGGAGCAGATCTTGTCGTGCTCGACATCAACCTGCCCGGACAGAGCGGGCTTGAAATTTTGCGTTCATTGCGCGCCCGTGCTGACAGCACGCCTGTGATCCTTCTGACCGCGCGCAGCGAAACGAAAGATCGTGTTCAGGGGCTGGACACGGGTGCGGACGATTATCTGGTGAAGCCTTTTGAGATGGATGAACTGGAGGCCCGGATCAGGGCCCTGTCGCGGCGCAAGGATCTCGAGATCGGCGTGAGCGAGACCTTCGGTGCACTGGAGTTCAATCGCACAACGAGGCAGGTGCGTGCCGGCAGCGAGAGACTGGAAATTCCGCGCCGCGAGCTGGCTGTTCTGGAATGCCTTCTCGAGCGCCGGGGACGTATTGTCTCCAAATCCCAATTGATCAATCACGTCTATGGCGTCGGCGCGGATATGGACGACACGGCGATCGAACCGCATGTATCGCGGCTGCGGCGCCGCCTGGTCGAGCACGGCATCTCGATCAAGACCGCCCGTGGCCTCGGATACATGATTGAGGTCACTGGATGA
- a CDS encoding 4-oxalomesaconate tautomerase produces MSQAPIPFIFMRGGTSKGPYFRREEVPADLEALSQVLIDAVGAGHPLNIDGIGGGAAVTTKVAMLSASDDEWADVDYFFAQVSVEEKLVDFKPTCGNILSGVGPAAIELGLVKPTGDETEIRIRAVNTGAQVISRVQTPGGVLTYQGDTEIAGVPGAAAPILLSFMGVVGSSTGAFLPTGNLRDTVQGIEVTCMDVAMPLVIARASDFGLTGHESAEQLDADTAFFERMEAIRIEAGKRMGMGDVSKSVTPKFGLLAPANQGGTIAARYFMPWKTHPTMAVTGAQCLASCALTPGSVADGLLTRPSASPVEVVLEHASGTIDVLVDYSSDDGFELKSAGLVRTARKLADGHIYVPDIVEIG; encoded by the coding sequence ATGAGCCAGGCCCCGATCCCCTTCATCTTCATGCGTGGTGGGACGTCCAAAGGTCCCTACTTCCGGCGCGAGGAAGTGCCCGCCGATCTGGAAGCTTTGTCACAGGTCCTGATCGACGCGGTAGGGGCCGGTCACCCGCTTAACATCGACGGTATCGGTGGCGGGGCGGCGGTGACGACAAAGGTGGCGATGTTGTCCGCGTCAGACGACGAGTGGGCCGACGTCGACTATTTCTTCGCCCAGGTGTCCGTTGAAGAAAAACTGGTCGACTTCAAGCCGACCTGCGGCAACATCCTGTCCGGTGTCGGACCGGCGGCGATTGAATTGGGCCTGGTGAAACCCACCGGGGATGAGACAGAAATCCGCATCCGGGCCGTCAACACCGGCGCCCAGGTGATTTCCAGGGTCCAGACACCCGGCGGTGTTCTCACCTATCAAGGCGACACAGAAATCGCGGGTGTGCCAGGTGCCGCCGCACCGATCCTGCTGTCCTTCATGGGCGTTGTCGGGTCATCCACCGGAGCCTTCCTGCCAACAGGAAACCTGAGAGATACTGTTCAGGGAATTGAAGTCACCTGCATGGATGTCGCCATGCCGCTGGTGATCGCCCGCGCGAGTGACTTTGGTCTGACGGGGCACGAAAGCGCCGAGCAGCTTGACGCCGACACAGCCTTCTTTGAGCGCATGGAAGCAATCCGCATCGAGGCGGGCAAAAGAATGGGTATGGGAGACGTCTCCAAATCGGTGACGCCAAAATTCGGTCTTCTGGCCCCCGCCAATCAGGGGGGCACGATTGCCGCGCGCTACTTTATGCCTTGGAAAACGCACCCGACCATGGCCGTGACTGGTGCGCAGTGTCTTGCGTCCTGCGCCCTCACCCCCGGCTCCGTTGCAGATGGCCTTTTGACACGCCCGTCGGCCAGTCCTGTCGAAGTCGTGCTCGAACATGCCTCCGGCACGATCGATGTCCTGGTCGACTATTCCTCGGACGACGGCTTCGAGTTGAAGTCCGCCGGTCTGGTGCGCACCGCCAGAAAACTTGCAGATGGGCATA
- a CDS encoding tripartite tricarboxylate transporter permease, with translation MEAFDVALPALGEAWALILQPVVLGYLFLGVVMGLAVGVFPGLGGIAGLSLLLPFMFGMDPILGLALMIGMVAVVPTSDTFASVLMGIPGSSASQATVLDGFPMAKKGEAARALSAAFASSLFGGLIGASFLTVFILVARPIVLAFGLPEMLMITILGLSMVAVLAGRIPLKGLAAAGLGLMVGTIGEADAGGSLRMATYDIPYLTDGLKLVIVGLGVFAIPEIVSLLRQDRSIAKGSSLGAGWVEGIRDWFANIWLSVRCSIIGVVVGIIPGLGGSVVDWIAYGHTVQTTKDKSNFGKGEVRGVIGPESSNNAKEGGGLVPTLLFGIPGSGSMAIFIGAVALLGSGDIEVGPGMLKSNLDITYSIVWLLALANVLGTVLCIAASGGIAKLTTIRFTYLAPFLFMLISFAAFQSGQNFEDLLALFAIGLIGIFLRRFDWSRPAFLIGFVLSNPVEKFTNQAFQIASFRFRESFERGIDYVFSPIVIVLIIITVVSVILGIRQAKTIMAEGDVQSGSKRAPLVFLLVIAGYLLFALVNANMIPDYNMTDKIIPLVVGGLSLACCSILLIQMMRRPEGDVIFADKEIAGEDADAPYGLWPTLAWFAALITATWFVGFILALVGFLITFLRVRAGCDWIKTLTLTVAGIGFMCLMAGALNRDFPPGILQGAVDLPWPLK, from the coding sequence ATGGAAGCGTTCGACGTAGCTCTGCCTGCGCTCGGAGAAGCGTGGGCTCTGATCCTCCAACCCGTTGTTCTGGGATACCTGTTTCTCGGGGTCGTAATGGGGCTCGCGGTCGGGGTTTTTCCCGGCCTCGGTGGCATCGCAGGTCTCTCGCTTTTGCTGCCTTTCATGTTCGGCATGGATCCGATCCTCGGTCTTGCGCTCATGATCGGTATGGTCGCAGTGGTGCCAACCTCCGATACATTCGCATCGGTCTTGATGGGCATTCCAGGCTCGTCCGCGTCTCAGGCCACCGTTCTGGACGGCTTTCCGATGGCAAAGAAGGGTGAAGCCGCGCGGGCGCTTTCTGCCGCGTTCGCCTCATCGCTGTTCGGCGGCCTGATCGGCGCCAGCTTCCTCACTGTCTTCATTCTCGTTGCCCGGCCCATCGTGCTTGCCTTCGGCTTGCCGGAAATGCTCATGATCACGATCCTGGGACTTTCCATGGTTGCGGTTCTGGCGGGCCGCATTCCCCTCAAGGGACTGGCAGCGGCTGGCCTCGGACTGATGGTCGGCACCATCGGTGAGGCGGATGCGGGCGGTAGCCTGCGCATGGCGACCTATGACATTCCCTATCTGACGGACGGCCTCAAGCTGGTCATCGTCGGTCTCGGTGTCTTTGCGATACCGGAAATCGTCTCCCTTCTCCGGCAAGACCGTTCGATCGCAAAGGGCTCGAGTCTCGGCGCTGGCTGGGTCGAGGGGATCAGGGACTGGTTTGCCAATATCTGGCTTTCCGTACGGTGTTCGATCATCGGCGTCGTCGTCGGCATTATCCCGGGCCTGGGCGGATCGGTCGTCGACTGGATTGCCTATGGCCACACGGTCCAGACCACGAAGGACAAGAGCAACTTCGGCAAGGGCGAAGTCCGCGGAGTGATCGGGCCAGAGAGCTCGAACAACGCCAAGGAGGGCGGCGGACTTGTGCCGACGCTTCTGTTCGGCATTCCCGGCTCGGGGTCCATGGCAATTTTCATCGGCGCGGTCGCCCTGCTTGGCTCTGGTGACATTGAAGTCGGCCCCGGAATGCTGAAGAGCAATCTGGACATCACCTATTCCATCGTCTGGCTGCTTGCCCTTGCAAATGTCCTGGGCACCGTGCTGTGCATCGCGGCCTCTGGCGGCATCGCCAAGTTGACCACGATCCGCTTTACCTATCTTGCGCCGTTCCTGTTCATGTTGATCAGTTTCGCCGCGTTCCAAAGCGGTCAGAACTTCGAAGATCTCCTTGCCTTGTTTGCCATCGGCCTCATTGGCATCTTCCTGCGCCGTTTTGACTGGTCGCGTCCGGCGTTCCTCATTGGCTTTGTCCTTTCAAACCCTGTCGAGAAATTCACCAATCAGGCTTTTCAGATCGCAAGCTTCCGCTTTCGCGAGAGCTTTGAAAGGGGCATCGACTACGTCTTCAGCCCGATCGTGATCGTGCTGATCATCATCACGGTCGTGTCCGTCATTTTGGGAATTCGCCAAGCCAAAACCATCATGGCCGAGGGCGACGTCCAATCGGGTTCGAAGCGCGCCCCACTCGTCTTTTTGCTAGTGATCGCGGGTTACCTGCTGTTCGCGCTGGTCAACGCCAACATGATCCCGGACTACAACATGACCGACAAGATCATTCCATTGGTCGTTGGCGGCTTGTCCCTGGCTTGTTGCTCGATCCTGCTCATTCAGATGATGCGGCGGCCCGAAGGTGATGTGATCTTTGCTGACAAAGAAATTGCCGGCGAAGATGCAGATGCACCGTATGGGCTCTGGCCGACACTGGCGTGGTTTGCCGCGCTGATCACAGCGACGTGGTTTGTAGGGTTCATTCTGGCGCTGGTTGGTTTCCTGATCACGTTCCTGCGGGTTCGCGCCGGCTGTGACTGGATCAAGACCTTGACCCTGACCGTTGCGGGAATCGGCTTCATGTGCCTCATGGCCGGTGCACTGAACCGCGACTTCCCTCCTGGCATCCTTCAGGGAGCGGTTGATCTGCCGTGGCCGCTGAAATGA
- a CDS encoding tricarboxylate transporter, whose product MTISSFVRNAVCGLVATTAMTAPAVAEVDFAGKTIEWVIPFSETGGSAKWANFFAPLLSEALPGKPTVVVKFMPGAGSTKGANWFQKQKYDDGTLLFGSSGSTQFPYLLGDPRVRYEYKDWNAVMASGTGGVAYLNADDGAKFDGTANALKDTNFIYGSQGATRLDLVPLLAWQMLGMKVEPVFGIKGRGDGRLMFERGEATIDYQTSSGYLKGGVDLVEQGKAVPMMTWGALDADGNIVRDPTFPDIATFKEVCEATDGCETSGEAWDAWKAFFVAGFPVQKLAFLPAGTPQDVIDTYTAAFEAVVADPDFAKISSQRVGKYPVFTGEGAQKALGTATNVPAEAKTYVLNWLKEAYGVELK is encoded by the coding sequence ATGACCATTTCTAGCTTTGTGCGCAATGCTGTCTGCGGGCTTGTTGCCACCACTGCCATGACTGCGCCTGCAGTTGCGGAAGTCGATTTCGCCGGCAAGACGATCGAGTGGGTGATCCCGTTCTCGGAGACAGGCGGTTCCGCCAAATGGGCCAACTTCTTTGCACCTCTCCTGAGTGAGGCACTGCCCGGCAAGCCCACCGTTGTGGTCAAATTCATGCCGGGCGCCGGCTCCACCAAGGGCGCAAACTGGTTCCAGAAACAGAAGTATGACGACGGCACGCTGCTTTTCGGATCTTCCGGTTCGACACAGTTTCCCTACCTGCTTGGTGACCCACGTGTTCGTTACGAATACAAGGACTGGAACGCCGTCATGGCTTCTGGCACCGGCGGCGTCGCCTATCTGAACGCCGACGATGGCGCGAAATTCGACGGCACCGCGAATGCGCTCAAGGACACGAACTTCATCTATGGCTCCCAGGGCGCAACCCGTCTTGATCTGGTGCCGCTTCTCGCCTGGCAAATGCTTGGCATGAAGGTCGAGCCTGTTTTCGGCATCAAGGGCCGCGGTGACGGTCGTCTGATGTTCGAGCGTGGTGAAGCAACCATCGACTACCAGACATCTTCCGGCTACCTGAAGGGTGGAGTGGACCTGGTTGAACAGGGCAAGGCCGTGCCAATGATGACCTGGGGCGCACTAGACGCCGACGGCAACATCGTTCGTGATCCGACATTCCCTGACATTGCGACCTTCAAGGAAGTCTGCGAAGCGACGGATGGTTGCGAGACTTCCGGTGAAGCCTGGGATGCCTGGAAAGCCTTCTTTGTGGCAGGGTTCCCGGTTCAAAAGCTGGCCTTCCTGCCCGCAGGTACGCCACAGGATGTGATCGATACCTATACGGCTGCCTTTGAAGCTGTTGTTGCCGATCCCGATTTCGCGAAGATCTCGTCGCAGCGCGTCGGCAAATATCCGGTCTTTACCGGTGAAGGTGCGCAAAAAGCACTTGGCACGGCGACAAACGTTCCGGCGGAAGCCAAAACCTACGTCCTGAACTGGCTCAAAGAAGCCTACGGCGTAGAGCTCAAGTAA